From Tripterygium wilfordii isolate XIE 37 chromosome 13, ASM1340144v1, whole genome shotgun sequence, the proteins below share one genomic window:
- the LOC120013466 gene encoding uncharacterized protein LOC120013466 isoform X3 — MAKRRAKKTVKEAAASSPALNENCGHVKATQIEDKEAAILVQDVERRIGAVRAMRDVEIEHSLTALHLLRSYFSEEQLQLPVLQFFKENLLNLSIVKNEENGQCEVKWNDRDGNLNMNHGDERDINASLLHRLSMVHPNCSNISLFGGIDLPSEAKTSLFGADNLKFRDFLMEDPSDYQMPGMHSGLKTPGVSSQRLSIGMTPKTLRVPKPGEMLLSVHGSPLGVYKDDNMEAIHVLKELQLAGCG, encoded by the exons ATGGCGAAAAGAAGGGCTAAAAAGACGGTTAAGGAAGCCGCAGCCTCATCGCCGGCCCTCAATGAAAATTGTGGCCACGTGAAGGCTACCCAAATTGAGGACAAAGAAGCTGCAATTTTGGTCCAAGACG TTGAGAGAAGAATTGGTGCTGTTAGGGCCATGCGTGATGTGGAGATTGAGCATTCGCTAACAGCCTTGCATTTGCTCCGTTCCTACTTTAGTGAGGAGCAGCTTCAATTACCTGTGCTTCAGTTTTTTAAAGAGAACCTACTGAATCTGTCCATtgtgaaaaatgaagaaaatggaCAGTGTGAGGTGAAATGGAATGATAGAGATGGAAATTTAAATATGAACCATGGTGATGAGAGAGACATAAATGCTTCCCTTCTCCATCGCTTATCCATGGTTCATCCTAACTGCTCCAATATCTCATTGTTTGGTGGCATTGATTTGCCAAGTGAAG CGAAAACAAGCCTCTTTGGTGCTGATAATCTGAAGTTCAGGGACTTT CTTATGGAGGATCCATCTGACTATCAGATGCCTGGGATGCATAGTGGTCTCAAAACTCCTGGG GTGAGCAGCCAGAGGTTGTCTATTGGCATGACACCCAAAACTCTACGAGTTCCTAAACCTGGTGAGATGCTTCTTTCTGTCCATGGCTCTCCCCTCGGTGTCTACAAAGACGATAACATGGAAGCCATACATG TCCTTAAAGAGTTGCAATTGGCTGGCTGCGGATGA
- the LOC120013466 gene encoding uncharacterized protein LOC120013466 isoform X5 has protein sequence MAKRRAKKTVKEAAASSPALNENCGHVKATQIEDKEAAILVQDVERRIGAVRAMRDVEIEHSLTALHLLRSYFTKTSLFGADNLKFRDFLMEDPSDYQMPGMHSGLKTPGVSSQRLSIGMTPKTLRVPKPGEMLLSVHGSPLGVYKDDNMEAIHGEEWMPFLCCLVRKNRR, from the exons ATGGCGAAAAGAAGGGCTAAAAAGACGGTTAAGGAAGCCGCAGCCTCATCGCCGGCCCTCAATGAAAATTGTGGCCACGTGAAGGCTACCCAAATTGAGGACAAAGAAGCTGCAATTTTGGTCCAAGACG TTGAGAGAAGAATTGGTGCTGTTAGGGCCATGCGTGATGTGGAGATTGAGCATTCGCTAACAGCCTTGCATTTGCTCCGTTCCTACTTTA CGAAAACAAGCCTCTTTGGTGCTGATAATCTGAAGTTCAGGGACTTT CTTATGGAGGATCCATCTGACTATCAGATGCCTGGGATGCATAGTGGTCTCAAAACTCCTGGG GTGAGCAGCCAGAGGTTGTCTATTGGCATGACACCCAAAACTCTACGAGTTCCTAAACCTGGTGAGATGCTTCTTTCTGTCCATGGCTCTCCCCTCGGTGTCTACAAAGACGATAACATGGAAGCCATACATG GAGAAGAATGGATGCCATTTCTATGTTGTCTAGTCCGAAAAAACAGAAGATAG
- the LOC120013466 gene encoding uncharacterized protein LOC120013466 isoform X2: protein MAKRRAKKTVKEAAASSPALNENCGHVKATQIEDKEAAILVQDVERRIGAVRAMRDVEIEHSLTALHLLRSYFSEEQLQLPVLQFFKENLLNLSIVKNEENGQCEVKWNDRDGNLNMNHGDERDINASLLHRLSMVHPNCSNISLFGGIDLPSEAKTSLFGADNLKFRDFLMEDPSDYQMPGMHSGLKTPGVSSQRLSIGMTPKTLRVPKPGEMLLSVHGSPLGVYKDDNMEAIHEWMPFLCCLVRKNRR from the exons ATGGCGAAAAGAAGGGCTAAAAAGACGGTTAAGGAAGCCGCAGCCTCATCGCCGGCCCTCAATGAAAATTGTGGCCACGTGAAGGCTACCCAAATTGAGGACAAAGAAGCTGCAATTTTGGTCCAAGACG TTGAGAGAAGAATTGGTGCTGTTAGGGCCATGCGTGATGTGGAGATTGAGCATTCGCTAACAGCCTTGCATTTGCTCCGTTCCTACTTTAGTGAGGAGCAGCTTCAATTACCTGTGCTTCAGTTTTTTAAAGAGAACCTACTGAATCTGTCCATtgtgaaaaatgaagaaaatggaCAGTGTGAGGTGAAATGGAATGATAGAGATGGAAATTTAAATATGAACCATGGTGATGAGAGAGACATAAATGCTTCCCTTCTCCATCGCTTATCCATGGTTCATCCTAACTGCTCCAATATCTCATTGTTTGGTGGCATTGATTTGCCAAGTGAAG CGAAAACAAGCCTCTTTGGTGCTGATAATCTGAAGTTCAGGGACTTT CTTATGGAGGATCCATCTGACTATCAGATGCCTGGGATGCATAGTGGTCTCAAAACTCCTGGG GTGAGCAGCCAGAGGTTGTCTATTGGCATGACACCCAAAACTCTACGAGTTCCTAAACCTGGTGAGATGCTTCTTTCTGTCCATGGCTCTCCCCTCGGTGTCTACAAAGACGATAACATGGAAGCCATACATG AATGGATGCCATTTCTATGTTGTCTAGTCCGAAAAAACAGAAGATAG
- the LOC120013466 gene encoding uncharacterized protein LOC120013466 isoform X1, with the protein MAKRRAKKTVKEAAASSPALNENCGHVKATQIEDKEAAILVQDVERRIGAVRAMRDVEIEHSLTALHLLRSYFSEEQLQLPVLQFFKENLLNLSIVKNEENGQCEVKWNDRDGNLNMNHGDERDINASLLHRLSMVHPNCSNISLFGGIDLPSEAKTSLFGADNLKFRDFLMEDPSDYQMPGMHSGLKTPGVSSQRLSIGMTPKTLRVPKPGEMLLSVHGSPLGVYKDDNMEAIHGEEWMPFLCCLVRKNRR; encoded by the exons ATGGCGAAAAGAAGGGCTAAAAAGACGGTTAAGGAAGCCGCAGCCTCATCGCCGGCCCTCAATGAAAATTGTGGCCACGTGAAGGCTACCCAAATTGAGGACAAAGAAGCTGCAATTTTGGTCCAAGACG TTGAGAGAAGAATTGGTGCTGTTAGGGCCATGCGTGATGTGGAGATTGAGCATTCGCTAACAGCCTTGCATTTGCTCCGTTCCTACTTTAGTGAGGAGCAGCTTCAATTACCTGTGCTTCAGTTTTTTAAAGAGAACCTACTGAATCTGTCCATtgtgaaaaatgaagaaaatggaCAGTGTGAGGTGAAATGGAATGATAGAGATGGAAATTTAAATATGAACCATGGTGATGAGAGAGACATAAATGCTTCCCTTCTCCATCGCTTATCCATGGTTCATCCTAACTGCTCCAATATCTCATTGTTTGGTGGCATTGATTTGCCAAGTGAAG CGAAAACAAGCCTCTTTGGTGCTGATAATCTGAAGTTCAGGGACTTT CTTATGGAGGATCCATCTGACTATCAGATGCCTGGGATGCATAGTGGTCTCAAAACTCCTGGG GTGAGCAGCCAGAGGTTGTCTATTGGCATGACACCCAAAACTCTACGAGTTCCTAAACCTGGTGAGATGCTTCTTTCTGTCCATGGCTCTCCCCTCGGTGTCTACAAAGACGATAACATGGAAGCCATACATG GAGAAGAATGGATGCCATTTCTATGTTGTCTAGTCCGAAAAAACAGAAGATAG
- the LOC120013466 gene encoding uncharacterized protein LOC120013466 isoform X4 — translation MAKRRAKKTVKEAAASSPALNENCGHVKATQIEDKEAAILVQDVERRIGAVRAMRDVEIEHSLTALHLLRSYFSEEQLQLPVLQFFKENLLNLSIVKNEENGQCEVKWNDRDGNLNMNHGDERDINASLLHRLSMVHPNCSNISLFGGIDLPSEAKTSLFGADNLKFRDFLMEDPSDYQMPGMHSGLKTPGVSSQRLSIGMTPKTLRVPKPGEMLLSVHGSPLGVYKDDNMEAIHESEEG, via the exons ATGGCGAAAAGAAGGGCTAAAAAGACGGTTAAGGAAGCCGCAGCCTCATCGCCGGCCCTCAATGAAAATTGTGGCCACGTGAAGGCTACCCAAATTGAGGACAAAGAAGCTGCAATTTTGGTCCAAGACG TTGAGAGAAGAATTGGTGCTGTTAGGGCCATGCGTGATGTGGAGATTGAGCATTCGCTAACAGCCTTGCATTTGCTCCGTTCCTACTTTAGTGAGGAGCAGCTTCAATTACCTGTGCTTCAGTTTTTTAAAGAGAACCTACTGAATCTGTCCATtgtgaaaaatgaagaaaatggaCAGTGTGAGGTGAAATGGAATGATAGAGATGGAAATTTAAATATGAACCATGGTGATGAGAGAGACATAAATGCTTCCCTTCTCCATCGCTTATCCATGGTTCATCCTAACTGCTCCAATATCTCATTGTTTGGTGGCATTGATTTGCCAAGTGAAG CGAAAACAAGCCTCTTTGGTGCTGATAATCTGAAGTTCAGGGACTTT CTTATGGAGGATCCATCTGACTATCAGATGCCTGGGATGCATAGTGGTCTCAAAACTCCTGGG GTGAGCAGCCAGAGGTTGTCTATTGGCATGACACCCAAAACTCTACGAGTTCCTAAACCTGGTGAGATGCTTCTTTCTGTCCATGGCTCTCCCCTCGGTGTCTACAAAGACGATAACATGGAAGCCATACATG AGTCAGAAGAGGGTTGA
- the LOC120013464 gene encoding pentatricopeptide repeat-containing protein At2g22070 — translation MGSPSSLASPSDYYAHLLQTSLKANDTFTGKSIHGRIIKSGLQFSVYLMNNLINFYAKTGSVLDSHRVFDEMPLKTTLSWNSILSAYAKQGRIDVASRIFKGMPSRDSVSWTAMIVGYNQMGRFENALHMFVDMIKQSVVPTQYTITNVLASCAADAALGVGKKIHSFVVKLGLSGCVPVANSLLNMYVKAGDGLIAKVVFDRMKLKNTSSWNVIISLHMHHGEVELALAVFEQMKERDLVTWNSMIAGYNQHGFDVEALKIFSVMLKDSFLKPDKFTLASALSACANLEKLELGKQIHAYIIRTKFNSSAIVGNVLISMYAKSGGVEVARKIVEEGGADLSVIAFTALLDGYVKLGDINPARQIFDSVRERDVVAWTAMIVGYVQNGLYNEALELFISMVREGPRPNNYTLAAMLSVASSLASLDHGEQIHASAIRTGEALSVSVSNALITMYAKSGSINFARRVFNLVYWKKDTVSWTSMIIALAQHGLGEESIELFEKMLAVGIKPDHITYVGVLSACTHVGLVEQGRSYYNLMKNVHQIEPTHSHYACMIDLLGRAGLLQEAYNFINSMPIEPDVIAWGSLLASCKVYKNVDLAKIAADRLFLVDPDNSGAYSALANLYSVCGRWEDAAKIRKSMKDRGVKKDQGFSWLHVQNKVHVFGVEDGLHPQKNEIYKMMAKIWEEIKKMGFVPDTESVLHDLEEEVKERMLRHHSEKLAIAFGLISTPDNTTLRIMKNLRVCNDCHSAIKFISKLVGREIIVRDATRFHHFKDGLCSCRDYW, via the coding sequence ATGGGGAGCCCATCTTCGCTCGCTTCTCCTTCAGATTACTATGCCCATCTCCTCCAAACAAGCCTCAAAGCCAATGACACATTCACTGGAAAATCGATACATGGCCGAATAATCAAGTCTGGACTTCAGTTTAGTGTGTACTTGATGAATAACCTCATCAACTTTTATGCGAAAACTGGGTCTGTCTTGGATTCCCACCgcgtgttcgatgaaatgcctCTGAAGACAACTCTATCTTGGAATTCCATATTATCTGCGTACGCGAAACAGGGCCGGATAGATGTGGCTTCTCGAATTTTTAAGGGAATGCCTAGTCGTGATTCTGTTTCTTGGACCGCGATGATTGTGGGATATAATCAGATGGGTCGTTTTGAAAATGCTTTGCATATGTTTGTAGATATGATAAAGCAGAGTGTTGTGCCAACCCAGTACACCATCACTAATGTGCTTGCATCGTGTGCTGCTGATGCAGCTTTAGGTGTGGGTAAGAAGATTCATTCGTTTGTTGTTAAGCTAGGACTAAGTGGGTGCGTACCTGTTGCGAATTCGCTGCTAAATATGTATGTAAAGGCAGGTGATGGTTTGATCGCAAAGGTTGTGTTTGATAGGATGAAATTGAAAAACACATCGAGTTGGAATGTTATAATTTCGTTGCATATGCACCATGGTGAGGTTGAGCTTGCTTTGGCTGTGTTTGAGCAAATGAAAGAACGGGATTTAGTTACCTGGAACTCAATGATAGCAGGTTACAATCAGCATGGTTTTGATGTTGAAGCATTGAAAATTTTCTCAGTCATGCTAAAAGACTCTTTCTTAAAACCTGATAAGTTCACATTAGCAAGTGCTTTATCAGCTTGTGCCAATCTTGAGAAGTTAGAATtgggaaaacaaatacatgcttatatcatcaGAACCAAGTTTAATTCTTCAGCCATAGTGGGAAATGTTTTAATCTCAATGTATGCCAAATCTGGTGGGGTTGAGGTTGCTAGAAAGATTGTAGAGGAAGGAGGGGCAGATCTCAGTGTTATAGCCTTTACAGCCCTTCTAGATGGATATGTAAAACTTGGTGATATAAACCCAGCTAGACAGATCTTTGACTCGGTAAGAGAACGTGATGTGGTTGCATGGACAGCCATGATAGTAGGCTATGTGCAGAATGGCTTATATAATGAGGCATTGGAGCTATTCATATCAATGGTTAGAGAAGGCCCAAGACCGAACAATTACACACTAGCTGCCATGTTGAGTGTTGCTTCAAGCTTGGCTTCTTTGGACCATGGTGAACAAATTCACGCAAGCGCCATAAGAACGGGGGAGGCACTTTCAGTTTCTGTAAGCAATGCTCTAATTACCATGTATGCAAAATCTGGAAGCATCAACTTTGCAAGGCGAGTGTTCAATCTTGTATATTGGAAAAAAGATACTGTTTCTTGGACTTCTATGATTATAGCTTTGGCTCAACATGGTCTTGGAGAAGAATCCATTGAGCTGTTTGAGAAGATGTTGGCAGTTGGTATTAAGCCTGACCATATAACTTATGTTGGTGTTCTCTCAGCCTGTACACATGTGGGCTTAGTAGAACAGGGCCGAAGCTACTACAATTTGATGAAAAATGTACACCAGATTGAACCCACCCATAGTCATTATGCTTGCATGATTGACCTGCTCGGACGTGCTGGATTGCTCCAAGAAGCATACAATTTTATTAATAGTATGCCTATTGAACCAGATGTTATAGCTTGGGGCTCACTTCTGGCTTCTTGTAAGGTGTACAAAAATGTGGATCTCGCGAAGATTGCGGCAGATAGATTGTTTCTTGTTGATCCAGATAATAGTGGGGCCTATTCTGCCCTAGCTAATTTGTATTCAGTTTGTGGGAGATGGGAAGATGCTGCTAAAATTAGAAAGTCAATGAAGGACAGAGGAGTGAAGAAAGATCAAGGTTTTAGTTGGCTACATGTCCAAAACAAAGTCCATGTCTTTGGAGTTGAAGATGGACTTCACCCTCAGAAAAATGAAATCTATAAGATGATGGCAAAGATCTGGGAGGAGATTAAAAAGATGGGTTTTGTTCCAGATACTGAATCTGTTTTGCATGACCTTGAAGAAGAAGTGAAGGAACGGATGCTTAGACATCACAGTGAGAAACTTGCCATTGCATTTGGGCTTATAAGTACTCCAGATAACACTACACTGAGGATAATGAAGAACCTCAGAGTCTGTAATGACTGTCACTCTGCCATTAAATTTATCTCCAAGCTGGTGGGCAGAGAAATAATTGTGAGAGATGCCACTCGTTTCCACCATTTCAAGGATGGTTTATGCTCCTGTAGAGACTATTGGTAG